In Solanum lycopersicum chromosome 3, SLM_r2.1, the genomic stretch GGCACTGCAAGAAAAGACAAAGCTAAAAAAAGGAGAGAAACTTGAAGAGGTGTATTTCTTTTTGACTAGATTAATAATATCACATCAACAACTTCTTTTGTCATTTTATGTGATGTGTATAAAGGACTCTCTTCCTCTAACATAATAAAGAGATTTGTTTCGAGATTAGTTACGAcggtattaaattttttatgagtaatataattataatgattaaaatagacgaaagttattcaaataataaacattgtcatttttaatttgattgcaAATTTAAATCaccaagaaaacaaaaaggatgaaagctctaaaaaggttaaaaaaaaaaattactgttAAAATACACcttctttgttttatttagaaattcatataactaataatataatatatggaTAAAATGGAATAACTAACATTAAACTTCACATAATTGGAAATCACCTGATGTATCTTTTAATAGTAGAGGAAAATTTTAATGGGAAGCatctttataaattattttttgtaaaacaaaatcacaattttaatagaaaattgGGAGCCGTAGGTTAAtacaataatgaaaaaatatggaTTATTTGAGTAACGGTTTGAAAACGAATGATAAATTACCATACGGAATACATTAAAGATTGAAATTAGACTTATGTTATTTATTGGTATATTATTTCTAAGCTTTAATCACTTCAGAGAAATTAGGACCCGTAggttaatataataatgaaaaaaaatggattctttttttgcattttaataACATGTCACCAAAGGACTATCTATCTATGCCTCCTCTTCTTTAACAGTGCCACGAATATGCAAAGACATGGATAACAGTTAAAATGCAGGAAGTGACACCAATACTAAAATCAGACTTGACAAGAACTGCAAAGATTTGTCCATAGAACCATCATTTTACACACCAAACTATCATGTAATAAGACAATATAGGAGGCTGGTTAAATATTTtccaaggaaaaaaaaaaagttgaagaaacccaaaagatgaaaaataatctGTAGTATGATGACAAAGAACACCTAAGAGCTAGAACACTACGATTATGAAAAGCAGAATAATTAATTCGTCATTATACAGGAGTGCTAACAAAACCATTTCAGCCAGCAGGTGCAGATTGCAGCTATTTTATCAGAAGAATTAATGCACCAACAAATGATCCATGCAATCTACTGTCAGAATTTTGTTTCCAATATCAGCAAAGGGTTAAGCCACCAAGCAATGCAGATCACCAAGAACTGGTCAATACTCTCCCCTTCCCTTGTACGGTGACTCCTGTTGGCATCCAGACAGATAAAGAAAGAAAGCTAAAAGCTAATAGTATGTAATCCTATTATCATATGCACACAAGATCTTTTTGCAAGTATTGTTGACATTTAAAGATACGAAATAAATCACTGCAACATCAGATTAAGAAACATAATTCTACTACATTACAACAACTTTACTTGACAGTGTTCATTTCCCCAAATGTATCTACAATAACTTGAATGATcataagtaattattttctatttttatttattgaaacaGGTAAtgtcataaataattattttttttggcattAAATTAACTTATATCATAAGTAGTCTAGATGAAGTGGTTGCATTAATCTCGGCTTGGAGGCGGTGACTAATTTACTAATTCCATTAGAAATTATGTGACAGCTCTTCTATTTTTGCAAAATAAATAGCCAAATTATGAAGCATTTATGACTTAGCTAAAAACGGGTCGTAACACACCCATTGTAGTTCCTGTTTGTATGGAGGCTACGGTGTCTTTTGGAGAAAACCATGTTTTGTATGTTTCCCCCTTTTTGGTATGCCTCTCGTTTATGGCCAAGTTTAGCCTAGTTATTATTAATGAGAACttttccttgaaaagaatgtctTATATCAACCTTTGGATGTAGGTCCTGTAAAACCTCAAACCATGGTAAATTGGTAACTGTATGAGTTAAAAGGAACTGAGGTAGACCCAAACTCACATGAAAGAAAGGAAGACATCCCCCCAAGACCTACAATCTCTTGAGATCTAAGCAGACCTAGCGAAAAAAAAGGGTTTGGAAAAAAAGATCTCAACAGGAGATACCAATTAGTTGGGTCTAACTTAGTCATGCTACCATGTCAGAAAGTAGAGAATTTCTAGTGCTATAAGAacaaattttgttttatcatATTGGATAGAGACAAATTCAAATGCAGTGACTTGGATATTATGGATTCATATAACCGATAACTTGCTCGGTATTAAGGCAtagttattacttattattgttattgtattgCCTTGTATTTTTGGTAAAATTCCTCTTTAGCGTTACCATTTTTGACAAGGACCATTGTGATCATTAACTCATTGTCAAACAAGGTACCCAAAATAGACTATCACATTGAGAGCTACTAAAATGGCCAGAAGACTGTAACTGCGCAATACTGAAAAAGTAGAAGGTACAATTGCAAAGAAAAGATTCTTACAGGGGGATAAGTTGGCATGTAGACAACTTGCCGAGGGTGACCAATCATCATCTGCTGTCCATACTGAAACCGAAGGAAGAAATTTAAAGCATTATGCAATCCACTTAAATTAAATAGGCACAATGATTAGTGCATTAACCAAATCTCAAATAGTACAGGCAGAACAATCAGGCACATACAAAGGGAAATGGTCGAGATAATGACGAACCTGAGGTCCATTTGGATGAAAATATGGCTGTGGCACAGGGGTACCCTGTGGATTATATACAACAGACTGATGTCCAGCAAACGATGGACCAACCTGCACATAGTATGTGACGACGTTCAACACCAGAAACACCGCCACCCCTAATGGAAATAGTTAGACACAATGAGAGAGAAGCAACAGCATgcccaatcacacaagacacaaACAGATTCAAAAATTTATGAACTTCACCGTCTATCTATCAAATTTGGGAACAGCTTGCAATTCAATCTCGTATCTTTGTTCCTGAAGAGTACTCCAAACATCTACTCTAAAAAGGATCAGTCCTCACTAGTCAACAGAATTGCAGCCATGATACAGTTACCAGTGGaaactggaaaaaaaatcaattaaggGCTCATGCAAAATCAGGTGGCTGTTACTTTAATCTCTTTCTATACCCCTTTTATGTTGATTAACCATAAAACTCCCAAGTCAAGTGTGCTTGGGCAAAGTACTAGGAAGGATGACCCCCTCGGAAGTCCTTATGTTGCAACCCACGAACTTCGTCCACGTCCTCGGCAAATAAAGGATGAGGTAACACCAAATATTACAGGATGAAGTGACcacaaaatattcattttaacaCCACTATGGTAAatatataagtaatattttgaattaactATCAAAAGATTCAGTGTCCATTATTCCACCAAGAGAAATTACCATACTATGaatcttttttaagaaaaaaaagtaagagaTATGATCATTTGCAAGTCCTATATCGTACTTCGATTCTATATTGATCCAACTCTATCAAATGAAATGTGTCCAAACCAGATCATACGGGCTTAAAAGTACCCATATAAACAAAAAGCAGCATCATAAACGCAACACCAAGCAGTAATAACCTCAAGTATCATTACCCCTAAGCCCATAGACATGCCATGCATGTGTGGCATAGCAGCCATCCCAGCTGGATAGTAGAAGGAATTATCAGACACTGGAGATGTCGGCCTCAAAGTCGCTTGAGATGGGACAAAGCTCTTTGCACTgggattaaatttaaattcctGACAGAAAATTCAACATAAGCATAACTGGATGGTGTAAGCTAAGAGCCCATTAAACTGCTTGCTGACCATCATGGTTTGCTGGATAGGAAAAGGTATCAAAGAAGAACTCTTACCTTAGCATGTGGATTTAATGTGGACTTCGTGGATTTTTCTGAAGATAATGAACTCACGGAAGAGCTACGTGATAATCCATTGCTAGATGCAGCACCTGCTCTATCAATAGAAGATAAAGCAGAACTGCTAGGTCTAACACAAGAATTAACAGATCGGGTGTTGTCTCGACTCTTGGAAGACCCAACAGCCCCCTTTTCACTAAAAGAACCTGTGATCTTTTCCTGGAATTCAGGAACGGGGGCCAATGCAGAGACATTCATAGATGACACACCCTTATCCAAGGTTTCCATTTTCACTCTTAGTGATGACTTTGAATCTACATGTAAAAGCCTTAGGAATCAACAGAGATGCATGAAAGATAATTTTTAACCAATGTTATTAAAAGCAAAAAGCGCAAAAAAGCTCTAAGGTACGTTGCAGCTTTAGGCACAAATAAAGCATGGACTCTCATGAAAAAGAAAAGGCACAAAGggataaaatacaaaatatatatggtcAAGACTAATAATTACAAGCATGCATGAAAAATATGTGATCAGGGAAATTgatttaaatacaaattaggaTAAAGTGAAATGTCAATACTTTAGTGGCGCCACTTCAGAAGAGGCTCATTGGAAAGGATAAGTATGCCTTTGTTCCTTGATGACGAAGCTAAAGTGCACATTAAGCAAGGCAAAGCGCTCAACGAGTTATGAGCCTCGCTTCAGGGATTAAGCGCGGTTTAAGAGCACCTTTGATAACATTGCTTAAACCTCAATAGAACGGGTCAAAGAAACATGTTTTTAAACACAAAAGATAGAAAGAACAGACACAATGCAAAGCACGACAATTGTGATGAATCAGTATACTGATTACACAAGCATGACTGTAAAGGAAATGAACTATAGTAAGAAAGGAAGACATAGTAAGAAAGGGAGACCGTTAAGGCTAATTTCCATTAAAAAGGAATATCTTTAAGGAACCAATAGCATCCTTGATTCACATGAACATCCATACAagtttgttttgattgaatATCCATAAAAGTAATGCCACCAAAATTAATCTATTACTTTGACCGCTCAGTACACAATTCCTTTAAGTTGAAGTTCAGAGATGTACAAAATCTATCAAGAACTAATGAAGCATACCTAGACCTTCACTACCCACCCCTTCTTCCTTTTAGCTGGCAGGCAGAGTTCAGAAAAAAGacagtttttttttgttttactgaTGGCAAAAGATCGAAGTGACATTATGACATCCTATTAAATATCAATCCACTGGAGGAGCTATTTTGAGGGGAGAGAAGATGATAGGCTACAAGTCAGCTAGCAGCGTGTAgcaagaaggaaaatatttatttatcaaaacccTATTCTTAGTTTCTTACAAAATGCGGGCATGGATATTTGACTATTCGAGTACCTCAAGACAAACTCACCTTCGGGTATCGATGTATGCGCCCCTTCAGCTAACTACAAGAACAAGTACAGACCATGAGAGCTTTCAAAGcaagaaaaaaaggaataacAAAGATGTAGATTTCAATGACAGCAATAAGTATATAAAGGGGTCAATGTTAAGCTACCATTTGCATTCTCGTCTCCTCTTCATTGCAACTAGCTCCATCATGTTCATTGAAAGTGATCTTGTGCCCCCTAAAGGACAACTTGGTTAGGAGCAACAAAATTCGACTACTAAAGGGGTAAGGATTGTTGTATTTCTCTTTTAACAGTAATAAACATGATACCAGAATGTAGACTTCTCAGACTAAGTAGAGAAGGAATGTCAGAATGAGAGACACTGTTAACAACCTGCTCTCATCCATCTTTGAGGCACTTTGAGGAACATGTTTAGCTGATGACTGTTTGCTATGATCATCATAGTAAGTCTGATAGACATCCCTGCTGGTACTCAACTGAGAGGATTGCAATTCATCCTACAGAAAAGATCAACACCAACAATGTAATCTTAAGACACGAACAGAAACCCAAAGGCATAGAGCTATCACATGAATGCAGGCACTTTAAACCACCattctgatttttttaattttatttttataagtgaTGGCTTATGAGGTCAGGTTGTGCACAATTCAACTAATCTACTGTGAGGTACCGGAAACTCAATAATCATAGAATGACGAAAAGAATCATCTGAAGTTTTTTTCCTTGGTTGGGATTTGACTCGCAGACTCCAGAAGGAAGATGAAAACTCCGCTGAAGATGTCGAAGATTTGGAAGAaacacatgattgaatatgaTTTACACGAATATGTCAAGTTGAGAACAGATTGAAATTGTTCTCTTACCATTCCTCCACCTAACTGTAGTATAGATCGAATTGATGATGAAGACTAGAAACGACTAATGTGACATTGTCCACCCACCCCATAGCAAGTCAGTATAGTATCTCCTGTATGGATATGGTGCTAGCAAATCTTGTAACTAATTAGCTTCTCAAAAGCTCATATGACCGCACTAAACCTCTTTGCGGTGCCTAATTCTTCCATAGCACCTGATATTTGTTGATTGTTATGTTAATCAGGCAGTCGATTCCAACTCCATTGACCACTAGGTTACATTCTTGAGTGCCACTTCAATCCACTTTGCTGGAAATATGAAAAGCTAGGGAAAATTTTTTGAGTGCCACTTAAATCCACTTTATTGGAACTATGAAAAGCTAGGGAAATTTCTTGCTAGCAGGACTTAGTGTCTACAAGACATGGCTAGTTCTCGTATTTGCCAGCACTTTCACAGCATTACTCCGCAATAAAGTTCCCAGCTAGATGAGACATTTGATTAGTTAGAAAATACTTCTCCTATATCAGGAATATCGGAACTAAATGCCTATGCTAGTGAAAATAAATTAAGCACAGCCGTAAAACCGAAACTAGTAGTACATGGATTCAAAGGAATAAAGTTCTCATACCACAGAGGAATAATTTATGCAAGACACAATGAACCTAAATGAACATACACATACCAAAGAGGAAGATCTTGATGAGAATTCCACACCATCAACAACTTCCCCAACACTCATACCAGTGAATGACTTTCCCATAGAAGAACTAGAGATACATTGAAATGTTTCATCATTACGTGAATCCAACAGTATGTCCTCACAATCACCATATCCACTATCATCAACCCCTCTAACAACTGCTGAAAATCTggtttcttcatcaatttcgAGGCTCCCATGAAGTTGAATTCCTCTCTCCTATGAAATAAAATTCCAAGACAAGCGGACCATGttagaataaaaaagaagaacaagaacCGTTACGCGTATGGCAAGAAAACAAGGACTCACACGATTGGTGTTCTCAAAAGTAGAAAGCAAAGAAGTAACAAGACTCCTGGGGTTTTATAAGTAAGAAGTAAGTGCACGCTTCTTTGAAAGTCAGAATCATAGCATTTTGTTcttataacatcaaaatagcaattaaaatttctaatttctCTCATAGACATagtgaaataattatcaacaattCAAAAGAAGACAACTTCAGTtacaaatttgattttaaaatttcaaatcccAACTGAAAGACCATGATTTTATATGCAAAATTAATTACACTATAATTCATTTTAGTAACAGTGTTAAATAATTAGTTCTAATAGCAAAGGggttatttcaatttattcaaGGTCGCTTTATTATTGTCCCCTTGTTCGGCCTACAAATAAAGAATCGGAAAATAGTCAATGAAATAGAGAAACGAGTCAtcttaaagaagaaaacaataataaagaaGCAAATCTGGAAAAACAACAGCTGTAGTTGTTAGCCCAGCGAATAAAAAAGACAGAGAACACTAGAGTGTATCTGGAAAAGAGTTGGTAAGCAGcactactttattattattgttatcttttCAAGTTAAATAGAAGAGGTGACTTCTTGATCGAATCACTTATGCCTAACTGTCAGAAGCTCGCGCTTCTTTGAAGTTGCTATGTTTCGCACATGTGATGCAAGAACCCCTTGCTTTCATTGCTCATTGCTTTAAGCAACTGAGCTATAACTTTTAAGAACACTGCACAAGTAAAAGCTAACTATGTAATTTACCTCTGCTAGATGAAGATCACGTGTTTCCTCACCCTCGATTTCCCTAGCTATTCTTAAAGCTTCTTTTTCCAACTCCCTCATTTGAGGACCTTTGTCAAGCTTTGTAGTATAAAGTTCCTCATTGAATGTGCTTTTTACTCCAAATAGTGTTTCATTGGCCTGAAATTGATCCCAGCCCCTGCAAGAACATATTCAGTGATATAGGAGGTGAAACACATTACCATGTTAGTAGATAGCCTGTAAACACATGCCAAAGAAACATAATTCACAACTAGCACAAATTAGAAACCTTTCTATGCATTTATCTGGCACCACTATAGAGCAGAAAACTCAAATCTGACTTTTGGTAAACTTCCAATGAAGAAGTAGAAGAGACCTTTGAACACAGGAAAGGCACTGCTTTCTCCCCTCTGTAATAGGAAGCTCAAAGGAAAAGCAGAACATAAGCATGAACTAACGATTCCCACCAAGAAAACATTGTATTCATATATGCTTAGGTTTATGCATGTTTATTGATGTGAAGGGTAGAAAGGAGAGTACAGGAATATCTAATATTTTACTTTCCTGTTGGATATTTTGGCCACGACAGGGGAGAATGGTAGACTGGAGAGACGTGGCTAGGATCAACACACAAGAACAGAGGGGGGAAGGAGACCTCTTTAATGGAACCACTGTAAAACCCAAGAAAACCTAGTGCTTAGATTCCTTCTCTCTtagtcaaccaaaaaaaaaatctgatacTTCTTTTCTGCTCTCTTCACTCATTCTATCTTTCAGCCTCTCGactttcttttgtctttctttcaTTCCAAAATATCTGTTAGAAAGAACTTCTACAGAATGCAAGAAGATCACAAACAACTTCCAAAACAAAGAGAGTAAACAGCTGTCtaagtagagagagagagtcaaACTAATAAAATGCTAATGAGTATGATTACCTATAGAGAATCAAACACAACCTCACTTGAAGTTTAACATTTTCAGCACAATGAAGGGTGATTAGGAATGGGTAAACAGCAAAACAAAGATAGTAATATAAACAGAtttgttttttgaatttttcattgTAATAATCAGTTTATCCAAGATCACATTttttggtggtggtggggtgtgtgggggtggggggtgggggatTTATATTACCATAGCTACTTTGACAAATATCAGATGAACCAAACTAAGATTGATCTAATAACCTGTTCCAGTGGCCATCAAATATGTTATCCAACTCAGGACATTCAAGAGCATCATCATCAGGCACCCAACGTTCCAACTGCCGCTCTACCTCACCATGCCGGGACTGTGATATGCAGGAATCTGTCAACAGTTCCAGCTGTTTTTCCCGCAGCAATTCAGCTCTGAAGACATCTAAAGAGGCAGGAACACCCTATTCCAAAGCAATAGTCTCATTATTATACTTTGACTGTCTAACATATAGACAAGACATAAAATCTGATTCTAGCATCTGTTAACAGTGATCTATAGCTTAGTCTTGCATAAAATGCCACCACATACAATATTTGGAAGTTAAAATCATAGAAGTAACATACAAACCTTTGCTAAAACTTGCACAAGCTCTTTACCCGGTATAATCAAAGTCTTACTTGGAGGTTTGACCAGAGATTCAGGAGTATTCTTACTCTCCAGGGAACCATCTTTTATCAAGTGGGCCAGTTTCAGAATAATACCTGTCCAAAAATCAAGGAAAGAATAAAGTGCCAAATGCAAAATAGCTCAATACATGCCAGAGCAATCTTCAAAGGCATAAATACCAGATAAAATAATCTAgaaatctattttaatttttcagacATACCAAAATCTTTGTCAGCATTTGTTGCATGAAATATCCCTGAAAACACAGATCCATCCGTTGTTTGTACTTCCACTTGATGTCCAAGAAGACATGTACTAAAATAAACTAGTCGATCATGTGAAGGACTTTCGTATGATCCCCCTTTACCTGTAAGTTATGGCAGTTAGAATTAAGCATATGAAGCAATTTAGACAATTCTCAATTAGCAGCTCTCACCTACAGCTGTCGACTTGCTGGAAGTCGTTTTTGTAGACTGCATTTTACTCTCCAACCTTGTCCCCATTTCTTTTTCGCCTTTGCGACTGCCAAATCCATTGGCAAAGGACCTTGACTGAACAGCTTGCTGCATATTGTCCCCGAAAGATATAAGCAAGATACAGTTCAGCTCAGCTTCACCCTACACACTGCAGAGGACAATACTCCAATAAATATGTTGTCCTTGCCCAATAGATGAAAATGCTAATGAAGCATATTCTTTCTCAGATATGACATATTGTCTATCCACACACCAAGTTTGAGCAGAGAACATGTAAGAGTACACGGAAAAAGAACGATACAAACGGCATCCAGGCGCACTAAGTCCCTGCTCTATCAGTGGGTCTAAAGAAGAGTCATATCGAATAGGAACTATCATACAGAGCCTAACCTTGTGCTTCTGCAAGAGTTGTTTTCAGGAGAAAACGTGTCTCACAAACAATAATTAGGCAAGTTAGCAATTGTACGTACTAGACAAGTTCAAATACCCTACAACACAAAGGACTTCAACGGTTCAACCCCTACCTCCACCCCAACAATATTCTTCTTAGTTTGAGATCAAAACAAAATCatcactaaaatttaaaatggaacatactatacaataaaaattacaCGTGGGCAACAAAAAGACTTCCGGTTGGTAATATAGCCGATCAACATGTAATCAATGCTCTTGGTTCTATAGCGGATGTTCTTCCTGATGAATAACTGCACTTTTAGGTTCATCAATAATGTATCAACCCTGAGGAGAGTCAGAGGAATATCAACACTTAAAAAAGTATTGGAAACTTCACTAGCTTAGATCTTAACATTGTCTCTTACAAATGGAAAGCTATGACTTTGAAACATTCCCTAAGCACATATCTATCTGCCTAATTCAAACAGAGACATGAAACTAGGCCTTAGTAAATGGCTTCTCAGGTAAGTAAAAACCTTCCATCAGTCTTAGTACCTGGCCTAGGTAAACTCATTAGAAGAATCCAAAATTACTAAAGCAAGTAATTGCAGCAAAACTATGATCAAGAATCTTGGCTAACCACCTGAAAGTAAGGAAAACACCTGAGCAAGATATGTAGAAACGATAGAAAACCTTTAGGGTCTGGTTGACTGGCAGTAGTTCTAAAATCTTGGAGCAATCTTGGTCCTCCCCCATCCCCCACCCCCCACTGACACAATCAACCTTTTCCTAATCAACATAAAAACCCTAACCCCAAAGTCTCGATACTAACCCACATTCGGGGTTTCTTTTTCCTGTAATTTACAATAGATATAGCTTACAGTTATCACGTAGAATTAACCCATATAAGCAACAAGAACAATCAAGAAACACTAAACATATAATCAGTGTAGCGTACCAAACACAAACAACGAAGTTGTACAAGAAAACACAAAACAACCCATAAGAAATCTTCCACAAAACCGCACAATCAATAAATTTGTACAAGAAAACGAAAaacattaataaatcaaataaaaagtcTAGCTCATACAGAAGATAAGAAACTTCATCAATTTTGCCGATCCAAAACAGATGATCCAACAAATATACTATCAGATACGGATGAAGAAACTTACGaatagataaatatatatagatatctaGAGATATTGAAGGTGGCGATCAAGAAAGGGGATTGATCGGAGACGACGATGCTCTGTGTCgaagaaaaattgaaagatgAACACAATAGTTTTTGCGGGTCTACCGGTACCGGATAGCCCAACTTAGACCAAAGAGAGACTAAATGGCCCGTTTTATAATATGAGCTCGGACTCAACCCAAGACCCGAAATACGTACTCCATAATCTCTTCTAAAGAGATATTTTGTTACCGTTTAAAGTTTTAAACGCTTGTTGATTGTTTGGAATAAGTTATTttggtattattattttatttttaatatgtgataaaataatattataagttgggttaactaattttaggataagttattttataattttattttaaccaaatatagataaattaattacaaaattaattattgtttatCCCTCATA encodes the following:
- the LOC101259622 gene encoding polyadenylate-binding protein-interacting protein 4 isoform X1 translates to MQQAVQSRSFANGFGSRKGEKEMGTRLESKMQSTKTTSSKSTAVGKGGSYESPSHDRLVYFSTCLLGHQVEVQTTDGSVFSGIFHATNADKDFGIILKLAHLIKDGSLESKNTPESLVKPPSKTLIIPGKELVQVLAKGVPASLDVFRAELLREKQLELLTDSCISQSRHGEVERQLERWVPDDDALECPELDNIFDGHWNRGWDQFQANETLFGVKSTFNEELYTTKLDKGPQMRELEKEALRIAREIEGEETRDLHLAEERGIQLHGSLEIDEETRFSAVVRGVDDSGYGDCEDILLDSRNDETFQCISSSSMGKSFTGMSVGEVVDGVEFSSRSSSLDELQSSQLSTSRDVYQTYYDDHSKQSSAKHVPQSASKMDESRGHKITFNEHDGASCNEEETRMQMLAEGAHTSIPEDSKSSLRVKMETLDKGVSSMNVSALAPVPEFQEKITGSFSEKGAVGSSKSRDNTRSVNSCVRPSSSALSSIDRAGAASSNGLSRSSSVSSLSSEKSTKSTLNPHAKEFKFNPSAKSFVPSQATLRPTSPVSDNSFYYPAGMAAMPHMHGMSMGLGVGPSFAGHQSVVYNPQGTPVPQPYFHPNGPQYGQQMMIGHPRQVVYMPTYPPESPYKGRGEY
- the LOC101259622 gene encoding polyadenylate-binding protein-interacting protein 4 isoform X2, producing MQQAVQSRSFANGFGSRKGEKEMGTRLESKMQSTKTTSSKSTAVGKGGSYESPSHDRLVYFSTCLLGHQVEVQTTDGSVFSGIFHATNADKDFGIILKLAHLIKDGSLESKNTPESLVKPPSKTLIIPGKELVQVLAKGVPASLDVFRAELLREKQLELLTDSCISQSRHGEVERQLERWVPDDDALECPELDNIFDGHWNRGWDQFQANETLFGVKSTFNEELYTTKLDKGPQMRELEKEALRIAREIEGEETRDLHLAEERGIQLHGSLEIDEETRFSAVVRGVDDSGYGDCEDILLDSRNDETFQCISSSSMGKSFTGMSVGEVVDGVEFSSRSSSLDELQSSQLSTSRDVYQTYYDDHSKQSSAKHVPQSASKMDESRGHKITFNEHDGASCNEEETRMQMLAEGAHTSIPEDSKSSLRVKMETLDKGVSSMNVSALAPVPEFQEKITGSFSEKGAVGSSKSRDNTRSVNSCVRPSSSALSSIDRAGAASSNGLSRSSSVSSLSSEKSTKSTLNPHAKEFKFNPSAKSFVPSQATLRPTSPVSDNSFYYPAGMAAMPHMHGMSMGLGGWRCFWC